The Treponema medium genome has a window encoding:
- the lsrK gene encoding autoinducer-2 kinase → MSEKYLMAIDAGTGSVRAVIFDVNGNQIECVQQEWEHLEDPKYPGSMNFDWEKNWDYARRCIAGVMEKSHINNADIVAVSTTCMREGIILYDKTGKEIWACANVDARSTDEVVQLKKKSLSLEHELYLETGQTYSLSALPRILWVKNNLPEVYENIASIGMFNDWLIYKMSGKLVVEPSNGSTSGLFSLTKRTWDKTIAERCGLKSDIFPLVQECGTLVSHVSKEGAKETGLKEGTPIIVGGGDAQLGTIGVGVTEANEAAVFGGTFWQYEYNTASGSISDDCDIRVNCHVQPNLWQYEALAFKPGLMMRWYRDGFCTGEQKEAAAQGKDVYALMDERAEKIPVGSNGMFCTFSDVMNFSAWRHAAPTFTNFTFEAELFNKYTFYRSILESTALITYGHMQLVASKGGGMPSAVTFGGGAAKSRLWAQIVCDALGVPLRIPVVKEATALGAAMLAATGVGIYGSIKEAAAAMVKIETTLQPNMEHHKKYMEMYKIWRNIYDAQLDLSDRGITQYMWVAPGITGK, encoded by the coding sequence ATGAGTGAAAAGTATTTGATGGCTATAGATGCCGGTACGGGGAGTGTTCGCGCTGTCATTTTTGATGTAAACGGAAATCAAATCGAATGCGTGCAGCAAGAATGGGAACATCTTGAAGATCCGAAATATCCCGGGAGTATGAACTTCGATTGGGAAAAAAATTGGGACTATGCGCGCCGCTGTATCGCCGGGGTAATGGAAAAATCACACATCAACAATGCCGACATCGTTGCCGTTTCGACAACTTGTATGCGCGAAGGGATTATCTTATACGATAAGACAGGAAAAGAAATCTGGGCATGTGCCAATGTCGATGCGCGTAGTACCGACGAAGTGGTACAGCTTAAAAAAAAGTCGCTCTCCCTTGAACATGAACTCTACCTTGAGACCGGACAAACGTATTCGCTCAGTGCGTTGCCGCGTATCCTTTGGGTAAAAAATAATTTGCCGGAAGTATATGAGAACATTGCTTCTATCGGTATGTTTAACGACTGGCTCATCTATAAAATGAGCGGGAAACTGGTTGTGGAACCGAGTAACGGCTCTACAAGCGGGCTTTTTTCATTGACAAAGCGGACATGGGATAAAACGATTGCAGAGCGTTGCGGTCTTAAAAGCGATATCTTCCCGCTGGTACAGGAATGCGGTACGCTCGTTTCCCACGTCAGCAAAGAGGGCGCTAAAGAAACCGGATTGAAAGAAGGAACCCCTATTATTGTCGGCGGCGGAGATGCTCAGCTCGGCACAATCGGAGTCGGCGTAACGGAAGCGAACGAAGCGGCTGTTTTCGGCGGGACATTTTGGCAATATGAATATAACACCGCAAGCGGAAGCATATCGGACGACTGCGATATACGGGTGAACTGCCATGTACAGCCGAACCTTTGGCAGTATGAAGCACTTGCATTTAAGCCCGGCCTGATGATGCGCTGGTACCGCGACGGATTTTGTACCGGAGAACAAAAAGAAGCTGCCGCGCAAGGTAAAGATGTCTATGCGCTGATGGATGAACGCGCCGAAAAAATCCCGGTCGGTTCGAACGGTATGTTCTGCACATTTAGCGATGTTATGAATTTTTCTGCATGGCGCCATGCAGCCCCTACGTTTACGAACTTCACCTTTGAAGCGGAGCTGTTCAATAAATATACCTTTTACCGTTCCATCCTCGAAAGCACTGCGCTGATCACTTACGGTCATATGCAGCTGGTTGCATCAAAAGGCGGCGGAATGCCGTCCGCGGTAACGTTCGGCGGCGGAGCTGCGAAGAGCCGGTTGTGGGCGCAAATCGTATGCGATGCACTCGGCGTTCCTTTGCGCATACCGGTCGTAAAAGAAGCAACCGCGCTTGGGGCGGCAATGCTTGCAGCGACAGGTGTCGGTATATACGGCAGCATAAAAGAAGCGGCGGCGGCGATGGTGAAAATCGAAACGACACTACAGCCGAATATGGAACATCATAAAAAATACATGGAAATGTACAAGATATGGCGGAATATATACGATGCCCAACTCGATTTGAGCGATCGTGGCATCACGCAGTACATGTGGGTTGCGCCGGGCATTACCGGAAAATAG
- a CDS encoding sugar-binding transcriptional regulator has protein sequence MADDWEKELIVRIAWYYYIQKKTQKEIADMLGISRMRVIRLLEKAERENVVQISIHNDFRGRLKTEQELIDIYRLDDAFVIPSDERHTPETLNDAVAKAAAMYIDEHFSDTPIINIGYGDTTGRFMNYFSQISKKKPTYISLTGGVSIYLLNTQLSAGNASLYLIPAPFVASTKEIVDAIKKETAVIEISRMHPTASCSVIGIGGMDDNATVIKSGIIQKNDFDFLKMRGAAGDVLAHFFDENGTFIPVSTEERLITYSPEALKKLHNVIAVAAGTVKRTAIRAALRGQYPNILITDEATAEWLIENK, from the coding sequence ATGGCGGATGATTGGGAAAAAGAGCTTATCGTACGTATTGCATGGTATTATTACATACAAAAGAAAACGCAAAAAGAAATAGCTGATATGCTCGGTATTTCCCGTATGCGTGTTATAAGATTGCTTGAAAAGGCTGAACGGGAAAACGTTGTGCAAATCAGCATTCATAACGATTTTAGAGGCAGGTTGAAAACTGAGCAAGAGCTAATCGATATCTACCGGCTTGATGATGCCTTTGTAATCCCGTCCGATGAACGCCATACCCCCGAAACGCTTAATGATGCGGTTGCGAAGGCGGCTGCCATGTACATCGACGAACACTTTTCCGACACACCCATCATCAATATCGGATATGGTGATACGACCGGACGGTTTATGAACTATTTTTCACAAATTTCAAAAAAGAAACCGACGTATATCTCGCTCACCGGTGGAGTGAGTATTTATCTGCTCAACACACAGCTCTCTGCCGGAAATGCATCACTCTACCTTATTCCGGCTCCTTTCGTTGCATCAACAAAAGAAATTGTTGACGCAATCAAAAAAGAAACGGCCGTTATTGAAATTTCGCGGATGCACCCGACGGCAAGTTGTTCGGTTATCGGCATCGGCGGTATGGATGATAATGCGACTGTTATTAAGTCCGGTATCATACAAAAAAACGATTTCGATTTTCTCAAAATGCGCGGCGCTGCGGGTGATGTGCTTGCTCATTTTTTTGACGAAAACGGAACTTTTATTCCGGTTTCTACCGAAGAACGCCTTATCACATATTCACCGGAAGCATTAAAGAAACTGCACAATGTCATTGCTGTTGCTGCAGGAACGGTCAAACGCACCGCAATCAGAGCGGCGCTTCGGGGACAGTACCCGAATATTCTCATAACGGATGAAGCAACCGCAGAGTGGCTTATCGAAAATAAGTAA
- a CDS encoding sugar ABC transporter ATP-binding protein, whose amino-acid sequence MDENAAPLLSVKKIYKSFGSNAVLKGVDLNVYPGDILALIGGNGAGKSTLVKTIMGINRPESGDILVDGKPIHFGSPSASLHAGVYLIPQEPMLFSNMTLEENILMGIPGKKKELHKRLMDIMQQLGWKLDFDRTARTLSIAEQQLVEILRGLMREARIMFFDEPTSSLTFEEVNSLFNIIAELKKKKVGVIYITHRLNEVFAIANRIALLIDGTITMDGDTKDFTYDMLLKGLAPESVEKMLEEETIETTEVEKKEPVLSLKNLSGYGFADVNLDVYPGEVLGMTGVVGAGKTELATTLYGRDKVLDGKVYLNGEDITGLKTKRIIAKGINYLPEDRFLNGIFKLTTVRNNITSIRLTTLKRMLINSVQEKSLAKKYIDEFHIKVTGDGQIMGSLSGGNQQKVIIGRCFSTNPHLVILDEPTRGVDAGARSDVYAIIKELKKTGVAILLISSDMEEIITMSDRVVTMYRGRINHEFKR is encoded by the coding sequence ATGGATGAAAACGCAGCGCCGTTGCTGTCGGTAAAGAAAATCTATAAATCTTTCGGTTCCAATGCCGTACTTAAAGGCGTTGATCTTAATGTCTACCCGGGAGACATCCTTGCCCTTATCGGAGGTAACGGCGCCGGTAAAAGCACGCTGGTAAAGACCATTATGGGAATAAACAGACCGGAAAGCGGAGATATCCTTGTAGACGGAAAACCTATTCATTTCGGAAGTCCATCGGCCTCGCTGCATGCGGGAGTATATCTTATACCGCAGGAGCCGATGCTTTTTTCAAATATGACGCTTGAAGAAAATATTTTGATGGGGATTCCCGGTAAAAAGAAAGAACTTCATAAGCGTCTTATGGATATTATGCAGCAGCTCGGCTGGAAGCTCGATTTTGATAGAACAGCGCGTACGCTCTCGATTGCGGAACAGCAGTTGGTAGAAATCTTACGCGGTCTGATGCGTGAGGCGCGCATCATGTTTTTTGATGAACCGACGTCTTCACTTACGTTTGAAGAGGTTAACTCTCTTTTTAACATTATCGCCGAATTGAAAAAAAAGAAAGTCGGCGTCATTTATATAACACATCGTTTAAATGAAGTATTTGCTATAGCAAACCGCATTGCGCTTTTGATAGATGGTACTATTACGATGGATGGCGACACCAAAGACTTTACATACGATATGTTGTTAAAAGGACTCGCACCTGAAAGTGTCGAAAAAATGCTCGAAGAAGAAACGATTGAGACGACGGAAGTTGAAAAAAAAGAACCGGTACTTTCACTTAAAAATCTCAGCGGTTACGGTTTTGCCGATGTCAATCTTGATGTCTATCCCGGAGAAGTTCTCGGTATGACCGGTGTCGTAGGAGCCGGTAAAACGGAGCTCGCGACGACGCTTTACGGCCGCGATAAGGTACTGGACGGAAAAGTGTATTTAAACGGAGAAGATATTACGGGGTTGAAGACTAAGCGGATCATTGCAAAGGGGATCAATTATCTTCCCGAAGACCGGTTTTTAAACGGGATTTTTAAATTGACAACGGTGCGTAATAATATTACTTCCATAAGACTTACAACGTTAAAGCGAATGCTTATCAATAGTGTACAAGAAAAATCGCTTGCAAAAAAATACATCGATGAATTTCATATTAAAGTTACCGGCGACGGCCAGATAATGGGTTCTCTTTCCGGCGGCAATCAGCAAAAAGTGATTATCGGAAGATGTTTTTCTACAAATCCGCACCTTGTTATTCTTGACGAACCGACGCGCGGTGTTGATGCGGGAGCACGCAGCGATGTGTACGCGATTATCAAAGAGCTTAAAAAAACAGGCGTAGCTATCTTACTGATCAGTTCCGATATGGAAGAAATCATTACGATGAGCGATCGGGTCGTTACCATGTACCGTGGTAGAATTAATCATGAATTCAAAAGATGA
- a CDS encoding ABC transporter permease, translating to MQYISFKRIFKARSLFSLAVVVILFLLVGIVNPDFLGTRNLMQTVNSSVVFALLSIGIAFVLIIGEIDVSVGAVMGLTAAVSATLIRDGSPWTLAILAAVGIGIVCGLINGYGLVYLGIPSIIMTLGMNGVIRGLIYVYTGGKWVENIPFEYKAISQATVGGITYIYLTTFIIAVGGSLLLRRIAVGRNFYAVGDNIGGAELVGIPVKRTRISAFVFSSFFAAAAGCIYVSRIGFVTPIAGNGYEMKAIAACVLGGISLSGGVGSLFGALIGAIIMASIDRILVFLKFSSDYDSTITGILLITIVTIDGLVQHYAAEKARRTRLLAKTAGTESR from the coding sequence ATGCAGTATATATCCTTTAAGCGGATTTTTAAGGCAAGAAGCCTCTTTTCGCTTGCGGTAGTAGTTATACTTTTTCTTCTTGTCGGTATCGTTAATCCCGATTTTCTCGGTACGCGAAATTTAATGCAGACGGTAAACTCAAGCGTCGTATTTGCGCTTTTGTCTATCGGTATCGCATTTGTACTGATTATCGGTGAAATCGACGTTTCAGTCGGCGCAGTGATGGGGTTGACTGCTGCGGTAAGCGCAACGTTAATTCGTGACGGTAGTCCGTGGACGCTTGCTATTTTAGCGGCCGTCGGAATCGGTATTGTATGCGGACTCATAAACGGCTATGGGCTCGTATATCTCGGCATTCCTTCCATTATTATGACACTTGGTATGAACGGTGTTATCCGCGGTCTTATCTATGTCTATACCGGCGGAAAATGGGTTGAAAACATTCCGTTTGAGTATAAGGCGATCAGTCAAGCGACTGTCGGCGGTATCACTTACATTTACTTGACAACGTTCATTATCGCAGTCGGCGGTTCACTATTGCTGCGGCGTATTGCCGTAGGACGCAATTTTTATGCCGTAGGGGATAATATCGGCGGCGCCGAGCTGGTCGGTATTCCGGTAAAGCGTACGCGGATAAGCGCCTTTGTGTTCAGTTCGTTCTTTGCCGCCGCAGCCGGTTGTATCTATGTAAGCCGCATCGGATTTGTTACGCCGATTGCAGGAAACGGTTACGAAATGAAAGCGATTGCAGCCTGTGTTCTGGGCGGCATCAGTCTGTCCGGCGGTGTAGGTTCGTTGTTCGGTGCGCTGATAGGAGCCATCATCATGGCGTCGATAGACCGCATCCTCGTATTTTTAAAATTTTCTTCCGATTATGACAGCACGATTACCGGTATTTTATTGATTACGATTGTTACGATAGACGGATTGGTACAGCACTATGCGGCTGAAAAGGCGCGGAGAACGCGCCTCTTA